In Nicotiana tabacum cultivar K326 chromosome 19, ASM71507v2, whole genome shotgun sequence, one DNA window encodes the following:
- the LOC107780054 gene encoding pelargonidin 3-O-(6-caffeoylglucoside) 5-O-(6-O-malonylglucoside) 4'''-malonyltransferase-like isoform X2 — protein MDGPKQIKERISIRLEELFKENATTDREIQPTRVTLVTAVIWKALISMAQAIHGQLRPSLLVIVINLRGRTAVVPISKNAFGNSWTTLIARFTPTGNILEWFHLVPLLSNAVRNTAKFISKASSEEISLLAATTFKEEQEGFLKNSGIDAFICTSWSKLPAYDADFGWGRPSWVSSARRCCEMITLLDSKCGDGIEAWVSLNEKDMYELERDKDICTFISSQ, from the exons ATGGATGGGCCAAAGCAAATCAAGGAGAGAATATCAATAAG ACTTGAAGAGTTATTCAAGGAAAATGCAACTACTGACCGAGAAATCCAACCTACACGAGTGACATTGGTGACTGCTGTCATATGGAAGGCTTTAATCAGTATGGCTCAAGCCATACATGGCCAATTACGGCCTTCTTTACTAGTCATTGTTATTAACTTGCGGGGAAGAACTGCAGTTGTTCCCATATCCAAAAATGCTTTTGGGAACTCTTGGACTACACTCATTGCTCGCTTTACTCCAACGGGGAATATATTAGAATGGTTTCATTTGGTACCACTGCTGTCCAATGCAGTGAGAAACACTGCCAAGTTCATTAGTAAAGCAAGTAGTGAGGAGATTTCTTTGTTAGCAGCTACGACTTTTAAAGAGGAACAGGAAGGATTTTTGAAAAACAGCGGCATTGATGCATTTATATGTACCAGTTGGAGTAAGTTACCAGCATATGATGCTGACTTTGGTTGGGGAAGGCCTTCTTGGGTTAGCAGTGCACGTCGCTGCTGTGAAATGATCACTCTGTTGGATAGCAAATGTGGTGACGGAATTGAAGCATGGGTGTCTTTGAATGAGAAAGACATGTATGAACTT